Proteins co-encoded in one Oncorhynchus nerka isolate Pitt River unplaced genomic scaffold, Oner_Uvic_2.0 unplaced_scaffold_1522, whole genome shotgun sequence genomic window:
- the LOC135568521 gene encoding fish-egg lectin-like: MRVTAAVLLVLCLLTISHAWDCQEVENIKNLMQIDAGLGQVVATDTSQIPYYLVGDEWIRLPGSLNHITVGPAGIWGVNKDYAIYKYVAGNWVQASGLLKQLDAGGEQFIVGANMDDTPFCLTRSATVGYKGPGSPLPWTGLPGAVKYYSCGPFGCWAVNNNDDIFLMSLNQDCQHNGWSHIDGKLSMIEVATDGSVFGVNSAGSVFTRDGITASKPEGTGWSYIPMSMLMGHVTYDLGHLWVISKSGVTVVCTP; this comes from the exons ATGAGAGTCACTGCAGCCGTCCTATTGGTCCTCTGTCTCCTGACCATCAGTCATG CCTGGGACTGTCAGGAGGTAGAAAACATCAAGAATCTGATGCAGATCGATGCAGGACTGGGACAAGTGGTTGCTACGGACACAAGTCAAATCCCCTACTACCTGGTAGGTGATGAATGGATCCGCCTGCCTGGTTCCCTGAATCATATCACTGTAGGACCAGCAGGGATCTGGGGTGTCAACAAGGACTATGCAATCTACAAGTATGTGGCCGGTAACTGGGTGCAAGCTTCAG GCCTTCTGAAACAGTTGGATGCTGGAGGTGAACAGTTTATTGTGGGGGCCAACATGGATGATACTCCATTCTGTCTGACACGTAGTGCCACAGTTGGTTACAAGGGTCCAGGCTCACCTCTTCCATGGACAGGATTGCCAGGAGCTGTGAAGTACTACAGCTGTGGACCCTTTGGGTGCTGGGCAGTCAACAACAATGACGATATCTTCTTAATGAGT CTGAATCAAGACTGTCAACACAACGGGTGGAGTCACATTGACGGCAAGCTTTCCATGATTGAGGTGGCAACTGATGGTAGTGTCTTTGGGGTCAACTCTGCGGGTAGTGTTTTTACCAG AGACGGCATCACAGCCAGTAAACCAGAGGGCACTGGATGGAGCTATATCCCAATGTCCATGCTCATGGGTCACGTGACCTACGACCTGGGCCATCTTTGGGTCATCTCCAAGTCTGGAGTCACCGTGGTGTGCACACCTTAG